Proteins encoded together in one Desulfuromonas acetoxidans DSM 684 window:
- the selB gene encoding selenocysteine-specific translation elongation factor gives MNASKDRHAIIGTAGHVDHGKTALIHALTGSETDRLQEEKKRGISITLGFAPFTLPNGQVAGVVDVPGHERFISNMLAGIGGIDLVLLVIDVMEGMMPQTHEHLEILELLQIRRGIIVLNKCDLAEEDWIELVEEEIREKVRGTFLHKSPIRRVSSVSGSGIDALRHTIQKTIEELPAKNCDGLLRLPVDRHFTVDGFGTVITGTLLSGEIHAGDSVDALPAGDTIRVREVQVHGQRVDKAFAGQRVALNLAGLDRSKLERGSVICSPGVFEQTQRIDVRLSLLESASRPLKFRAPVHVYLGTARVVGLVALLDRDELKPGESVVAQIHLERPLVAHREDRFIIRSYSPMTTIGGGKVLDAKPVKHRRFREEIIEALAELESGEKAFLFQKVTSLGPMKQKELETVSGLGRERVTELLETLQQEKKVTLLGNQWLSYETERSWQIRLAKEVYNYHQNNPLLPGIPRATLKSVLPAKLALKGFDQLLNTLSETAKLEQIGEWIKNAGFSPTPTENQRQKIQQIVEIYISAGTQTPIWSEVLDNLNFPITEAEEYLAYLLGTGVLVRLNEETIFHQEIYQKSLLALQQHFADHSALTLAEFRDILGSARKQTKALLDHFDERQYTIRRGDERVAWKLPENRFCA, from the coding sequence ATGAACGCATCCAAAGATCGTCACGCCATCATCGGGACTGCCGGCCATGTAGATCATGGGAAAACCGCGTTGATTCATGCTCTCACCGGTTCAGAGACAGACCGTCTTCAGGAAGAAAAAAAACGAGGGATCTCCATCACCCTCGGCTTTGCCCCTTTTACCTTACCCAACGGCCAAGTCGCCGGTGTCGTAGATGTTCCCGGCCATGAACGTTTTATCAGCAACATGTTGGCTGGCATTGGCGGTATCGACCTGGTGTTGCTGGTTATCGACGTCATGGAAGGGATGATGCCGCAGACCCATGAACATCTTGAGATACTCGAATTGTTACAAATTCGCCGCGGCATTATCGTTTTGAACAAGTGTGATCTGGCTGAGGAAGATTGGATCGAGCTTGTCGAGGAAGAGATTCGCGAAAAAGTCAGAGGCACATTTTTACACAAGTCTCCCATTCGCCGCGTCTCCTCTGTCAGCGGATCAGGAATTGACGCACTGCGCCACACCATTCAGAAAACCATTGAAGAGTTACCTGCAAAAAACTGCGACGGCCTGTTGCGCCTGCCGGTAGATCGTCACTTTACCGTCGATGGATTCGGCACTGTGATTACCGGCACCTTACTTTCAGGTGAGATTCACGCTGGAGACAGTGTCGATGCTCTTCCTGCCGGCGACACTATCCGTGTCCGTGAAGTTCAGGTGCATGGCCAAAGAGTTGACAAAGCGTTTGCGGGACAACGCGTTGCCCTCAACCTTGCGGGTCTTGACCGATCCAAGCTGGAGCGCGGTTCGGTGATCTGTTCACCAGGCGTCTTTGAGCAGACGCAACGTATCGATGTACGCCTGTCATTGCTGGAAAGCGCCTCGCGGCCCCTTAAATTTCGTGCCCCGGTACATGTCTACCTGGGGACAGCACGGGTCGTTGGCCTGGTCGCCCTGCTTGATCGCGATGAACTTAAGCCCGGAGAGAGCGTCGTCGCCCAGATTCATCTGGAGCGTCCCCTGGTGGCCCACCGCGAAGACCGTTTCATCATCCGCTCCTATTCCCCGATGACCACAATAGGTGGAGGCAAAGTACTTGATGCCAAGCCTGTCAAACACCGTCGTTTTCGCGAAGAAATCATTGAAGCTTTGGCCGAGCTTGAATCGGGAGAAAAAGCGTTTCTGTTTCAAAAAGTTACCTCTTTGGGCCCCATGAAGCAAAAAGAGCTTGAAACAGTCTCAGGCCTTGGCAGGGAACGCGTAACGGAGCTACTGGAGACATTACAGCAGGAAAAAAAGGTGACATTGCTCGGCAATCAATGGCTGTCGTACGAAACGGAACGCTCCTGGCAGATCCGTCTAGCCAAAGAAGTCTACAACTATCATCAGAACAATCCATTGTTGCCGGGGATTCCACGAGCAACGCTCAAAAGTGTTCTCCCTGCCAAGCTTGCGCTCAAGGGCTTTGACCAATTACTCAATACCCTTTCAGAAACGGCAAAACTCGAACAGATCGGAGAATGGATTAAGAATGCCGGATTCTCGCCTACACCCACTGAAAATCAGCGTCAGAAAATTCAGCAGATCGTCGAGATATACATCAGTGCAGGAACCCAAACCCCAATTTGGTCCGAAGTGCTCGACAACCTGAACTTCCCCATAACTGAGGCAGAAGAATATCTGGCTTACCTTTTGGGAACCGGCGTTCTCGTACGTCTCAACGAAGAAACGATCTTTCATCAAGAGATTTACCAAAAAAGTCTGCTGGCGCTGCAACAACACTTTGCAGACCACAGCGCCCTGACACTCGCCGAATTTCGCGACATTCTCGGCAGCGCCAGAAAGCAAACAAAAGCCCTGCTCGACCATTTTGACGAACGGCAATACACCATCCGCCGTGGTGACGAACGCGTTGCCTGGAAATTACCGGAAAACCGATTTTGTGCCTGA
- a CDS encoding glycine betaine uptake BCCT transporter, with the protein MADGKKDNTVFYASVGIVVVILAWGIAAQEHFSAFGNNLLAFLTNNFGWAYLASMFIFVVFAMMLAFSKYGSIKLGADDSKPEFSTSSWFAMLFGAGMGIGLVFWGVAEPISHLAAPPGLKPGSPEAAAFAMRASFKHWGFHPWANYSIIGLALAYFQFRKGAPGLISSLFLPLIGEKGVRGPIGKTVDTLAVFATVAGVATSLGLGTLQINSGFNSLFKIPENNTVALIIIAVVTVIFIWTAVSGVNKGIKVLGDINLFLAATFIILAFLVGPKVKILNALFSGFGGYISTFIQGSFNIKAYGDNSWVNGWTVFYWAWWIAWAPFVGSFIARISKGRTIREFIIGVTVAPAMASFLWFAVFGTLGLNLMDSLGLEQLARLAGAPESALFVVMAKYPLGWILSMVAIVLLCTFFITSANSATFVLGMFTSGGDLNPSNQKKIFWGLVQSALAAVLLLAGGLKPLQTISVAAAFPFILIMLAACVSLLKALKEEKLPVDERVRELHVPSPKKVTEP; encoded by the coding sequence ATGGCTGATGGAAAAAAAGATAATACAGTATTTTATGCTTCCGTAGGAATTGTCGTAGTGATTCTTGCGTGGGGTATCGCAGCACAGGAACATTTTTCAGCATTCGGCAATAACCTGCTCGCCTTTTTAACAAACAACTTCGGCTGGGCCTATCTGGCCTCCATGTTTATTTTCGTGGTCTTTGCCATGATGCTGGCCTTCAGTAAATACGGCTCGATCAAATTGGGAGCCGATGACTCAAAACCGGAATTCAGCACCTCTTCCTGGTTTGCCATGCTCTTTGGCGCCGGCATGGGAATCGGCCTGGTATTCTGGGGAGTTGCCGAGCCAATTTCCCACCTGGCTGCCCCGCCGGGACTGAAGCCCGGCTCTCCCGAAGCAGCAGCGTTTGCCATGAGAGCATCGTTTAAACACTGGGGCTTCCACCCTTGGGCCAACTACAGCATTATCGGTCTGGCACTGGCCTATTTTCAGTTTAGAAAAGGTGCACCTGGCCTGATCAGCAGTCTTTTCCTGCCGTTAATTGGTGAAAAGGGAGTTCGTGGTCCTATCGGTAAAACTGTCGATACTTTGGCTGTTTTCGCAACAGTGGCCGGAGTCGCCACCTCGCTGGGTCTGGGCACGCTACAGATTAACAGTGGATTTAATTCACTGTTCAAAATCCCTGAAAACAACACGGTTGCCCTGATCATTATTGCGGTCGTTACCGTTATTTTCATCTGGACTGCTGTCAGTGGTGTAAACAAAGGGATTAAAGTCCTTGGTGATATCAACCTGTTTTTAGCTGCAACCTTTATCATCCTGGCCTTTTTGGTCGGTCCGAAGGTTAAGATTCTTAACGCGTTGTTTTCGGGATTTGGCGGCTATATCAGCACTTTCATTCAAGGCAGTTTTAATATCAAAGCCTATGGCGACAATTCCTGGGTCAACGGTTGGACCGTTTTTTATTGGGCATGGTGGATCGCCTGGGCTCCCTTTGTCGGTTCATTTATCGCACGCATTTCCAAAGGACGCACCATCCGGGAGTTCATTATCGGTGTGACGGTCGCTCCAGCGATGGCATCATTTCTGTGGTTTGCCGTATTCGGAACTCTTGGCCTGAATTTGATGGACTCACTGGGACTGGAGCAACTGGCCAGACTGGCCGGCGCTCCTGAATCTGCCCTGTTTGTTGTCATGGCAAAGTATCCGCTGGGCTGGATACTGTCGATGGTCGCCATCGTTTTGCTCTGCACCTTTTTCATTACTTCGGCTAACTCTGCCACGTTTGTTCTGGGTATGTTTACCAGTGGTGGAGACCTGAACCCCTCAAACCAAAAGAAAATTTTCTGGGGACTGGTTCAATCTGCGCTGGCAGCCGTACTATTGCTTGCCGGAGGGTTAAAACCGCTGCAGACAATTTCGGTGGCTGCCGCATTCCCTTTTATACTCATCATGCTCGCAGCCTGTGTGTCACTGTTGAAAGCACTCAAAGAAGAGAAACTTCCTGTTGATGAGAGGGTTAGAGAACTACACGTTCCTTCCCCTAAAAAGGTGACTGAACCCTAA
- the grdH gene encoding betaine reductase selenoprotein B, whose protein sequence is MKKAVLYINQFFAGVGGETEADFEPEIREGLVGPALELDKQLKNAEVTHTVICGDNFIGSNQEEAVKRILEGLEGIEFDIFFAGPAFQAGRYGSACGFICRAVKEKFGVETVSSMHVENPGVLMFKKELYIAEGGHIAAKMRKDIKKMANIGDKLLAGETMLRAAAEEFFPRGIRHQFWPEEARPAAIRAVEMLQKKLSGENYQTELPIPKSDRVEIAKPVTDLSKARIALMNTGGIVPVDNPDKIQSASATRWGKYDISGMDRLESGVFKTIHAGFDPAAADADPNVIMPVDVMRAFEKEGKIGELYKDFYSTVGTGTTEAEARRMAQEIVVHMKEAQVDAVLMVSTUGTCTRCGATMVKEVEKAGFPVVILCNLIPVAKSVGANKIVPTISIPYPLGDPATSQEEQLKLRRHRVEVALDALAQDIEEQTVFKVKI, encoded by the coding sequence ATGAAAAAAGCAGTTCTGTACATTAACCAGTTTTTTGCTGGTGTCGGTGGCGAAACAGAAGCCGATTTCGAACCGGAAATCCGTGAAGGTCTTGTCGGTCCCGCTCTGGAACTCGACAAGCAGCTCAAAAATGCCGAAGTTACTCACACCGTCATCTGTGGTGATAACTTTATCGGTTCCAATCAGGAAGAAGCGGTAAAACGCATTCTCGAAGGCTTGGAAGGGATCGAGTTCGATATCTTCTTCGCCGGTCCGGCATTTCAGGCCGGTCGTTACGGCAGTGCCTGCGGTTTCATCTGCCGCGCTGTCAAAGAGAAATTCGGTGTTGAAACCGTCAGTTCCATGCATGTGGAGAACCCCGGTGTACTGATGTTCAAAAAAGAACTCTACATCGCTGAGGGTGGCCACATTGCGGCCAAGATGCGTAAAGACATTAAAAAAATGGCCAATATCGGCGACAAGCTGCTCGCTGGTGAAACCATGCTGCGTGCCGCAGCTGAAGAGTTTTTCCCTCGCGGAATTCGTCATCAGTTCTGGCCTGAAGAAGCTCGCCCAGCCGCCATTCGCGCAGTTGAAATGTTGCAAAAGAAGCTCAGTGGCGAAAACTACCAGACCGAACTGCCCATTCCTAAATCGGACCGGGTTGAAATTGCCAAGCCGGTTACTGATCTGTCCAAAGCACGCATTGCCCTGATGAACACGGGCGGCATTGTGCCCGTCGATAACCCGGACAAGATTCAATCTGCTTCGGCAACCCGCTGGGGTAAGTATGATATCAGCGGTATGGATCGCCTGGAGTCCGGCGTGTTTAAAACCATCCATGCCGGTTTTGACCCGGCGGCGGCCGATGCCGATCCCAACGTCATCATGCCGGTCGATGTAATGCGCGCTTTTGAAAAAGAGGGCAAGATCGGCGAACTCTACAAAGACTTCTACTCAACCGTTGGAACAGGAACGACCGAAGCCGAGGCACGCCGCATGGCTCAGGAAATTGTTGTCCACATGAAGGAGGCCCAGGTCGATGCTGTCCTGATGGTCTCCACTTGAGGTACCTGTACTCGTTGCGGTGCAACGATGGTCAAAGAAGTAGAAAAAGCAGGTTTCCCGGTTGTTATCCTATGTAACCTGATCCCGGTCGCCAAGTCCGTTGGCGCCAACAAAATCGTTCCGACAATCTCTATCCCCTATCCTCTCGGTGATCCTGCGACTTCGCAGGAAGAGCAGTTAAAACTGCGCCGTCACCGGGTTGAGGTAGCTCTGGACGCTCTGGCGCAAGACATCGAAGAGCAAACTGTTTTTAAAGTCAAAATCTAA
- a CDS encoding glycine/sarcosine/betaine reductase component B subunit, with protein MKLEIGNFHVKDVCFGTETSFSNGTLIIDKQAAIDYIKEDEHITTCDIEIAKPGESIRIVPVKEAIEPRCRVNADHPLFPGVTGEVHPVGEGRTHALKGCSVLAVGEHWGSFGDGLIDMSGEGAKYSLFSGLINICLVADTDEEFERHEQQKKNRALRWGAHRLAEYLGNAVKELQPDDIEEYELDAITKRSAEVNALPSVVYVLQGQSQMEEDGYNDLVYGWDMNNYLPTLMHPNEIIDGALISGSFMPCSSKWSTYDFQNNPTIKELYKEHGKSVNFLGVIMSNLNVSLEQKERSALYVAQIAKSLGADGAILAEEGYGNPDADFIACFVALEDAGVKTVGVTNECTGRDGQSQPLVALDEKANAIVSCGNVSQLIRLPAMERVIGELEALSRDGLSGGWSGDEILGSSVKEDGSIIMENNAMFCGDQVSGWSPKTMTEF; from the coding sequence GTGAAACTAGAAATTGGTAATTTCCATGTAAAGGATGTGTGCTTCGGCACAGAGACATCGTTTTCCAACGGTACTTTGATCATCGATAAGCAAGCGGCTATCGATTACATCAAAGAAGATGAGCATATCACCACGTGCGATATCGAGATCGCCAAACCAGGTGAGAGCATTCGCATTGTTCCGGTCAAAGAAGCCATTGAGCCTCGCTGCCGTGTCAATGCAGACCACCCCCTATTCCCCGGCGTCACCGGCGAAGTCCACCCTGTCGGCGAAGGCCGCACCCATGCTCTGAAAGGCTGCAGCGTGCTGGCAGTTGGCGAGCACTGGGGCAGCTTCGGCGATGGCCTCATCGACATGTCCGGCGAAGGCGCCAAATACAGCCTGTTCTCCGGCTTGATCAATATCTGCCTGGTTGCCGACACCGATGAGGAATTTGAGCGCCATGAGCAACAAAAGAAAAACCGGGCATTACGTTGGGGAGCGCACCGTTTGGCCGAGTATCTCGGCAACGCGGTCAAAGAGCTGCAACCGGACGACATTGAAGAATACGAACTGGATGCCATCACCAAACGTAGCGCCGAAGTCAACGCTCTGCCCTCCGTGGTTTATGTGTTGCAGGGTCAATCCCAGATGGAAGAAGACGGCTACAACGATCTGGTCTACGGCTGGGATATGAACAACTACCTGCCGACCCTGATGCATCCCAACGAGATCATTGACGGTGCGTTGATCTCCGGTTCGTTTATGCCCTGCTCATCCAAATGGTCAACCTATGATTTCCAGAACAACCCGACCATCAAAGAGCTCTACAAAGAGCACGGCAAAAGCGTCAACTTCCTCGGCGTCATCATGTCCAACCTCAACGTTTCCCTGGAGCAAAAAGAGCGTTCTGCCCTGTACGTCGCCCAGATCGCCAAATCTCTGGGTGCTGATGGCGCGATCCTGGCGGAAGAAGGCTATGGCAACCCCGATGCCGACTTCATCGCCTGCTTTGTCGCTCTGGAAGATGCCGGAGTCAAAACCGTCGGTGTCACCAACGAGTGTACCGGTCGCGACGGCCAGAGCCAGCCGCTGGTCGCTCTGGACGAAAAAGCCAACGCCATTGTTTCCTGCGGCAACGTCTCCCAGCTGATCCGTCTGCCCGCCATGGAGCGTGTCATCGGCGAACTGGAAGCGTTGTCCAGAGATGGCCTCTCCGGTGGTTGGAGTGGCGATGAGATCCTCGGTTCTTCCGTAAAAGAGGACGGCTCCATCATCATGGAAAACAACGCCATGTTCTGCGGTGATCAAGTCTCTGGCTGGTCTCCAAAAACCATGACGGAATTTTAA
- the grdD gene encoding glycine/sarcosine/betaine reductase complex component C subunit alpha yields the protein MSENTAIKQLIGKTFLNLAEAIESGQFGAKVKVGLTTLGSEHGVDNLVRGAELAARDAANFEVVLIGPQTDTDLQVVEVDSEEAAHAKMDELLDSGYLQACVTMHYNFPIGVSTVGRVVTPGTGKEMLLATTTGTTSAHRAKAMVKNALNGIIAAKAIGIKEPSVGILNVDGARQVERALKELDSNGYPVRFSESMRSDGGAVMRGNDLLTGTVDVMVTDSLTGNILMKTFSSYTTGGSYEALGSGYGPGIGEGYQRNILILSRASGIPVVANAIRYGASLALGGLAEICKQEFSQAKAAKLDAILDSLDKDSKKNSEPVTEVAAPPKEIVTSSISGIDIMDLDDAVQVLWSAGIYGESGMGCTGPIVLVNDQKVEQAKAILQEKGLMGA from the coding sequence ATGAGTGAAAATACAGCAATAAAACAACTGATCGGCAAAACGTTTCTTAACCTCGCCGAAGCCATCGAATCAGGACAGTTTGGCGCCAAAGTCAAGGTGGGACTCACAACTTTAGGCAGCGAACATGGTGTCGATAACCTGGTTCGGGGTGCCGAACTTGCCGCACGCGATGCGGCAAACTTTGAAGTGGTTCTCATCGGCCCTCAGACAGACACGGATCTACAGGTGGTCGAGGTCGATTCGGAGGAAGCGGCTCACGCCAAAATGGATGAGCTACTCGATTCCGGCTACCTGCAAGCGTGCGTCACCATGCATTACAACTTCCCCATCGGTGTTTCCACCGTAGGCCGGGTGGTCACGCCCGGTACGGGCAAGGAGATGCTGCTGGCAACCACCACCGGTACCACCTCGGCACATCGCGCCAAGGCGATGGTTAAAAATGCCCTCAACGGCATCATTGCCGCCAAGGCAATCGGCATCAAAGAACCCAGCGTCGGCATTCTGAATGTCGATGGGGCTCGCCAGGTCGAGCGTGCATTGAAAGAGCTCGACAGCAACGGTTATCCAGTGCGTTTTTCGGAATCCATGCGTTCCGACGGCGGTGCGGTGATGCGGGGCAACGACCTGCTCACCGGAACCGTGGACGTCATGGTGACCGATTCGTTGACCGGAAACATCCTGATGAAAACGTTCTCGTCATACACCACAGGGGGCAGCTATGAGGCCCTCGGCAGTGGTTACGGTCCCGGCATCGGCGAAGGGTATCAGCGCAACATTCTGATCCTGTCGAGAGCCTCAGGGATTCCCGTGGTCGCTAATGCCATCCGCTATGGGGCCAGCCTGGCTCTTGGCGGTCTGGCCGAGATCTGCAAACAGGAATTTTCCCAAGCAAAAGCGGCAAAGCTTGATGCCATTTTGGACAGCTTGGACAAAGACAGTAAGAAGAACAGTGAACCGGTAACAGAGGTCGCGGCTCCCCCCAAAGAGATCGTCACCAGCTCGATTTCGGGCATTGACATCATGGACCTTGATGATGCGGTGCAGGTTCTTTGGAGTGCCGGGATATACGGCGAAAGTGGCATGGGATGCACCGGACCTATCGTTCTCGTCAACGACCAGAAGGTGGAACAGGCCAAAGCGATTCTGCAGGAAAAAGGACTGATGGGCGCTTAG
- the grdC gene encoding glycine/sarcosine/betaine reductase complex component C subunit beta — translation MDNAVLKHASYVLVHTPDMILHNGTTQTSEKQINPDSEYLKNISASIRSYEEVVSYAPNQAYIGNITPDDLRAIETPWYANGIANATRAGKYGEILPQDEFIALLKIADGFDLVQLSKDFVAAVTEKISQHPLLTGDVEKLGAGVELKNIEHAITAEHAEAIYHQGQLVGCVKKAHDIDLNLSAHVIYENLVVKASGALALSHLMENSGIEKDTIEYVIECSEEACGDMNQRGGGNFAKSIAEMCGAVNATGSDTRGFCAAPLHALVEAAALVKSGIYSNVAVVAGGATAKLGMNGKDHVKKGIPVLEDVLGGFAVLISANDGVSPVLRTDLVGRHTVGTGSSPQAVITALVTAPLDKAGLKITDIDKYSVEMQNPDVTKPAGAGDVPEANYKMIAALAVKRQELERTELLGFVQKNGMPGWAPTQGHIPSGVPYLGFAREDLTTGELNRTMIIGKGSLFLGRMTNLFDGVSIIVERNSGQVASDQQAVSQDEIKNLIAETMKDFASHLLSE, via the coding sequence ATGGACAATGCAGTATTGAAACATGCCAGCTATGTACTTGTTCACACCCCGGATATGATCCTCCACAACGGGACAACCCAGACGTCGGAAAAACAGATCAATCCGGATTCCGAATATCTCAAAAACATCTCAGCTTCGATCCGTAGCTACGAAGAAGTTGTCAGCTATGCACCAAACCAAGCCTACATCGGGAACATCACGCCCGACGATCTCAGGGCCATCGAAACGCCCTGGTACGCCAATGGTATCGCCAACGCCACCCGAGCCGGCAAGTACGGTGAAATTTTACCGCAAGACGAATTTATCGCTCTGCTCAAAATTGCCGATGGCTTCGACCTCGTTCAACTGAGCAAAGACTTTGTTGCCGCCGTCACTGAGAAGATTTCTCAACATCCCCTGCTTACCGGTGACGTCGAGAAACTTGGTGCAGGTGTCGAGCTGAAGAATATCGAACACGCCATCACTGCAGAACACGCGGAAGCGATCTATCACCAGGGTCAACTGGTTGGCTGTGTAAAAAAAGCACATGACATCGACCTGAACCTGTCCGCCCACGTGATCTACGAGAACCTGGTGGTTAAAGCATCCGGCGCGCTGGCCCTGAGTCACTTGATGGAGAACTCCGGTATTGAAAAGGACACCATTGAGTACGTCATCGAATGTTCAGAAGAAGCCTGCGGCGACATGAACCAGCGTGGTGGCGGTAACTTCGCGAAATCAATCGCTGAGATGTGCGGCGCGGTCAATGCGACCGGGTCCGATACCCGTGGTTTCTGTGCTGCTCCTTTGCATGCCCTGGTTGAAGCAGCAGCTTTGGTCAAAAGTGGGATCTACAGTAATGTCGCTGTCGTCGCAGGTGGCGCCACCGCCAAACTCGGAATGAACGGCAAGGATCACGTCAAAAAAGGGATCCCCGTCCTTGAAGATGTTCTGGGTGGCTTCGCCGTTCTGATCAGCGCCAACGATGGTGTCAGCCCTGTTCTGCGCACCGACCTGGTCGGTCGTCACACCGTCGGCACCGGTTCTTCCCCCCAGGCGGTCATTACTGCACTGGTCACGGCTCCCCTCGACAAAGCTGGTTTGAAAATCACCGACATCGACAAGTACTCCGTTGAAATGCAGAACCCCGATGTCACCAAGCCGGCTGGCGCAGGTGATGTGCCCGAGGCGAATTACAAGATGATTGCCGCCCTCGCTGTCAAGCGCCAGGAGCTGGAGCGCACCGAGCTGTTAGGTTTCGTTCAAAAAAACGGTATGCCCGGCTGGGCACCGACTCAGGGTCATATTCCCTCAGGCGTTCCCTACCTTGGATTTGCCCGTGAGGATCTGACCACCGGTGAGCTGAACCGCACCATGATCATCGGTAAAGGCAGCCTGTTCCTGGGCCGCATGACCAACCTTTTTGATGGTGTCTCTATCATCGTCGAAAGAAACAGCGGCCAGGTTGCCTCCGACCAACAGGCCGTTTCCCAAGATGAAATCAAGAACTTGATTGCCGAAACCATGAAAGATTTTGCCTCCCATCTACTGAGCGAATAA
- the grdA gene encoding glycine/sarcosine/betaine reductase complex selenoprotein A, with the protein MNMFDGKKVIIIGDRDGIPAPAVVECLKNTGADVVFSSTECFVUTAAGAMDLENQNRVKSMTEEFGGENIIVLVGAAEAESAGLAAETVSNGDPTFAGSLAGVPLGLKVYHVVEPEFKAAVPEEVYSDQIEMMEMVLDVDSIVEEMTEIRTQYCKYL; encoded by the coding sequence ATGAACATGTTTGACGGCAAAAAGGTCATCATCATCGGTGACCGAGACGGTATCCCCGCCCCTGCGGTGGTCGAATGTCTCAAAAACACAGGCGCAGACGTAGTCTTTTCCTCCACGGAATGCTTCGTCTGAACGGCTGCTGGAGCCATGGACCTGGAAAACCAGAATCGCGTGAAATCCATGACCGAGGAGTTTGGTGGTGAAAACATCATCGTTCTCGTCGGCGCGGCTGAAGCGGAGTCCGCAGGACTCGCTGCTGAGACCGTATCTAATGGAGATCCGACATTCGCAGGTTCATTGGCAGGGGTCCCGTTGGGACTCAAAGTCTACCACGTAGTTGAGCCGGAATTTAAAGCTGCTGTCCCTGAAGAGGTTTACAGCGATCAGATCGAGATGATGGAGATGGTGCTTGATGTCGATAGCATCGTCGAAGAGATGACTGAGATCAGAACTCAGTACTGCAAGTATCTCTAG
- the trxA gene encoding thioredoxin TrxA: MLVVDKDTFQQEVLDADGFVLVDYFGDGCEPCKALLPDIEALEEQYGEQVKFTKLNTSKARRLAIGQRVLGLPTVVLYKNGEKMEEVVKDDATKASIAAMIVKNI; this comes from the coding sequence ATGTTAGTTGTCGACAAAGATACGTTTCAGCAAGAAGTTTTGGACGCCGATGGTTTTGTTCTTGTGGATTACTTCGGTGACGGCTGCGAGCCCTGTAAAGCTCTGCTCCCCGACATTGAAGCGCTTGAAGAGCAATACGGCGAACAGGTCAAATTCACCAAATTGAACACCTCGAAGGCTCGTCGCCTCGCGATTGGCCAACGGGTTCTCGGTCTCCCCACCGTCGTCCTCTACAAAAACGGGGAGAAAATGGAAGAGGTCGTCAAGGACGACGCGACCAAGGCGAGTATCGCCGCAATGATTGTAAAAAATATCTAA
- the trxB gene encoding thioredoxin-disulfide reductase, whose product METLYDVAIIGAGPAGLAAGLYAARAKLKTVIFEKNKPGGQIAITHEVANYPASDAGSTGPGLIEKLVAQSDGFGAERKKENIVSVDFSGPVKVINSASGTYRAKAVIIANGAQPRKIGCPGEARLTGKGVSYCATCDADFFTGFEVFVIGGGESAIEEAMYLTKFARKVTLVHRRDAFRAAQSIVDKARNIDNLEFLLDTTVEEIKGDGIVESVVFKNKVTGELSEHFADEDDGTFGIFVFIGFLPTSDMYKGIVDMDESGYIITNDNMQTNIPGVFAAGDIRVKSLRQMVTATADGSIAAVQADKYIENVFEELMPEIDQQYATA is encoded by the coding sequence ATGGAAACATTGTATGACGTAGCAATTATTGGTGCAGGGCCCGCAGGCCTGGCGGCTGGTCTTTATGCTGCACGGGCAAAACTGAAAACGGTCATCTTTGAAAAAAACAAGCCCGGTGGCCAGATTGCCATTACCCATGAAGTGGCAAACTATCCCGCCTCAGACGCTGGTTCAACCGGTCCCGGTCTGATTGAAAAGCTGGTCGCCCAATCCGATGGTTTTGGAGCTGAACGTAAGAAAGAAAACATCGTCAGCGTCGACTTCAGCGGCCCGGTAAAAGTGATCAACAGTGCCTCAGGAACATACCGTGCCAAAGCAGTCATCATCGCCAACGGTGCTCAACCACGAAAAATCGGTTGTCCGGGCGAAGCTCGATTGACCGGAAAAGGCGTTTCTTACTGCGCCACATGCGATGCAGATTTCTTTACCGGTTTTGAGGTGTTTGTCATCGGTGGCGGTGAATCAGCCATTGAAGAAGCCATGTATCTCACCAAGTTCGCTCGCAAAGTCACCCTGGTCCACCGGCGTGACGCATTCCGCGCAGCGCAATCCATCGTTGATAAAGCACGCAACATCGACAATCTCGAATTCCTGCTCGACACAACGGTTGAAGAGATTAAAGGCGACGGCATCGTCGAGTCCGTTGTGTTTAAGAACAAGGTGACCGGTGAGCTGAGCGAGCACTTCGCCGACGAAGACGATGGCACTTTCGGCATCTTTGTCTTTATCGGCTTTTTACCTACCAGTGACATGTACAAGGGCATCGTCGATATGGACGAGTCCGGTTACATCATCACCAACGACAATATGCAAACCAACATTCCCGGTGTTTTTGCCGCCGGCGACATCCGCGTTAAATCACTGCGTCAAATGGTCACAGCAACGGCTGATGGTTCCATTGCTGCAGTGCAGGCGGACAAGTATATCGAGAATGTTTTTGAAGAACTGATGCCCGAAATTGATCAGCAATATGCCACTGCATAA